In one window of Drosophila mauritiana strain mau12 chromosome X, ASM438214v1, whole genome shotgun sequence DNA:
- the LOC117148614 gene encoding nuclear pore complex protein Nup153 isoform X5 — MEDAQEQRESSQAELAKKHPLTPLKELPEESEEEEEEDESSAGAQREADSNNSIMGKMKMRVSSILPASLSGWFSPSSKDGNDALSSPANLRQSQPRQSNGRSTTKRKRGRRRIMLAEADADAADDLDDGSDAKGLNYEEVALADNIAEHDLAAEDEQTRRSEYNVFLLRKRAGAIAAAGGDEDEAEEDELEEDDEEGDEEDDDEEQENLQQSARVQTKRRRLELETPVNLPNMRRLPLLSSTPAAPLAAATSSSSSQMYKSVSQLAPHRRNHLNLYGNQRQREPAYNFFTGNEAAEGSTGDLPHSTRRSLNIPFGGSSTATSYNNSLSSLPNHKRPPLIGKRTHRRDLTMDETGTGPDMSSEEHLNHLLGISRTNNNTSNNNNNNNNNVIKTKTRRSELSAAARGGGDSQSESDLNECHDNGEGHEGLRPSHYNSNSNFEFYGNLQSSKSIFNRSNAAAQQSHRNSTWSLNSLTQRRRFNASIYGSTSALSDSRLLSGSASNSGSASASSSPFYQGRTTFGGYSGNNRLFSRSNLSSSAASSIMGLNSAGSSPAHPLHASMTGGIGYGIKAVDMRPSDSGNLAATSVGQGCSKKPGTGLSNTTMRILSLLESYSTPLIDAKRMGSSIKEHQSSRQQRLGTPATPYLRSTSASSNAPVPNHINELAELRSNKLLVPTMQQLLERRRLHRVTQNSRDVVHSQNVRAGGENNEEKPKQAAPYVAPIDQSANHTHHTNKMRSRLSHQTRNKEPRTAEEEAPPPLELPQISFPEMASAPKFDLIIKPTVPVVSKPSTTDPIPSSKSISSNLSTTNSKQMPNFLANPQPAAPIVNFAANGNVPAISEPTRRTFTFSEPIPLSNFRENCILKTKINRNFTFPSPASLDDLRTTNEQSQPTINGTPSSKEWECDTCMVRNKPEVNKCVACETAKPVASAATAQAPSAPPTAAIETQSFGGFGDRFKKSTTDWECDACMLSNKAEASKCIACETPRKTVAPKVNNFSPLITNAKSNEWECSVCLVRNKVEVSKCVACESAKPGPTIALPATSNIAVATPSMITDGFGDRFKKSTTAWECDACMLSNKAEASKCIACETPRKTSTPIVNSLPSMNNNLSAGSGFDMSFMKKANMWECQTCLVMNKSSVVECIACQTPNSTASSNNNESAPSSSMSSFPLFSGTLSRSSSRSSSGSASTFGSVGSGSIVSISSTSESSKTLSTSKVPPKPDTGFQQLVAAQKSATWECEACLAKNDMSRKTCICCEQMMPEALNPATATDNSAASSVPKFRFGFSHVKEVVKPSVETTTTPAPTSAQFSFGFGQSNQGKDVADSKKTEAPKTFSFGVSKVEEPKTVAFGTDIKETTATSSSEATAPDAAAAAAPLQFVFKAPTTATTAASSITTTISTTSNAPALGGFRFGAPSSSSAVSSSTASSSANPAAVKPMFSFSGAGSAVSSTSSSQQPVAKATTMGFGVSSSTVTTTTTSTKVFAFTPASAPAPSAVTSTPAPAAGLTFGSQSKPATTQNTGTFFFGQPTAAAPATPTNSSVSSIFGAPATSTTANTSVSATTSTANAIASSFATTSTPQLFGNWGENKTDMTTSSATKPFTFGAPSVSGTTTTPSFGWSSNGDAAKSNSVAVGSAAVPSSSASKMATPIFGSSSMFGPSSSSNNTTSTTSLPFGSSATTAATTPAAGGNGPLTGIFGNAGNSLVGVGAPVATTPAPTAAAPLANFFGNPTPVAAAAPVFGSGSTITSAGFGAPAAAAPLAGTALPGAFNFGGATAATPAASSAPYKFGSSTNEPLAKPAFNFTGSAASSTAPAPAFNFTANTAATNLTGGDSTPNANAPYQFGATSAAPANIFAFNPPAAGNSAQSSQMARRKIRAPARRLPPR, encoded by the exons ATGGAGGATGCACAGGAGCAAAGGGAATCCTCGCAAGCCGAATTGGCCAAAAAGCATCCGCTGACGCCGCTCAAGGAACTGCCTGAAGAaagcgaggaggaggaggaggaggatgaatCCTCGGCGGGAGCCCAACGGGAGGCTGACAGCAACAAC tcCATCATGGGCAAGATGAAGATGCGCGTGTCCAGCATTCTGCCTGCCTCCTTGAGCGGTTGGTTTTCGCCGTCGTCCAAAGATGGGAACGATGCCTTATCCTCCCCAGCTAATCTCCGCCAGTCACAGCCACGCCAGTCCAATGGACGCTCTACTACCAAGCGGAAACGTGGACGCCGTCGGATAATGCTAGCCGAAGCGGATGCCGATGCAGCCGACGATCTTGATGACGGCTCCGATGCCAAGGGCCTGAACTACGAGGAGGTGGCCCTGGCCGACAATATAGCCGAGCACGACCTAGCCGCCGAGGATGAGCAGACGCGTCGGAGCGAGTACAATGTGTTCCTGCTGCGCAAGCGAGCCGGGGCCATTGCAGCTGCCGGCGGTGATGAGGATGAGGCCGAGGAGGATGAACTGGAAGAGGACGACGAGGAAGGCGATGAGGAGGATGACGATGAAGAGCAGGAGAATCTCCAACAGTCCGCCCGCGTGCAGACCAAGCGTCGACGCCTGGAG CTGGAGACCCCCGTCAATTTGCCCAACATGCGTCGTCTGCCCCTATTGTCATCCACGCCTGCTGCTCCGCTCGCGGCTGccaccagctcctccagctcgcAGATGTACAAGAGCGTCAGCCAGTTGGCTCCACATCGGCGCAACCACCTCAATTTGTATGGTAATCAACGGCAGCGCGAACCCGCGTACAACTTTTTTACGGGAAACGAAGCCGCCGAGGGAAGCACTGGGGATCTGCCACACAG CACCCGCCGTTCACTGAACATACCTTTCGGAGGAAGCAGCACCGCTACCAGCTACAACAACAGCCTCTCCAGCCTTCCTAACCACAAGCGACCACCGCTCATAGGCAAGCGAACCCATCGACGCGATCTTACCATGGATGAGACGGGGACTGGCCCGGACATGAGTTCGGAAGAACACCTCAATCATTTGCTGGGAATAAGCAGGACCAACAACAACACtagcaacaataataataataataacaacaatgtCATTAAGACAAAAACAAGACGAAGTGAACTGTCTGCAGCCGCAAGAGGTGGCGGCGATTCTCAGTCCGAGAGCGATTTGAACGAATGCCACGACAATGGCGAAGGGCACGAAGGACTGCGCCCGTCGCattacaacagcaacagcaatttTGAATTTTACGGAAATCTGCAGAGCTCGAAGTCAATATTTAACAGGAGCAACGCCGCCGCACAGCAATCGCATCGGAATTCTACGTGGTCGCTGAACTCCCTGACCCAACGACGTCGCTTCAATGCGTCCATATACGGCAGTACGTCGGCCCTGAGCGACAGTCGTTTGCTGAGTGGCAGTGCCTCTAATTCAGGCTCTGCATCTGCCTCTAGCTCGCCCTTTTACCAGGGACGCACCACCTTTGGCGGCTATTCCGGTAACAATCGCCTCTTCAGTCGCAGCAATCTGAGCTCATCCGCCGCATCCTCAATAATgggactcaattctgccggcAGCTCACCGGCGCATCCGCTGCATGCTTCCATGACTGGTGGTATTGGATACGGTATAAAAGCGGTAGACATGCGACCTTCCGACTCCGGCAATCTTGCGGCGACATCTGTGGGCCAAGGTTGCAGTAAGAAACCCGGTACCGGGCTGTCGAACACCACGATGCGCATCCTCAGCCTGCTGGAAAGCTACTCCACGCCATTGATCGATGCCAAGCGCATGGGCAGCAGCATCAAGGAGCATCAAAGCAGTCGCCAGCAGCGCCTGGGTACGCCAGCCACCCCGTATCTACGTTCCACGAGTGCCAGCAGTAATGCTCCGGTGCCCAATCACATCAACGAGTTGGCGGAACTGCGCTCCAACAAACTGCTGGTGCCGACGATGCAGCAGCTTCTGGAACGCCGTCGCCTGCACCGCGTTACACAGAACTCCCGAGATGTGGTTCACAGCCAGAACGTTCGTGCTGGTGGGGAAAACAACGAGGAGAAGCCCAAGCAAGCTGCCCCATATGTTGCTCCGATAGACCAGTCGGCTAACCATACTCACCACACAAACAAGATGCGTTCGCGTCTTTCGCACCAGACGCGCAACAAGGAGCCACGCACGGCGGAAGAGGAAGCACCCCCGCCGCTGGAGTTGCCACAGATCAGCTTTCCGGAAATGGCAAGCGCGCCAAAGTTTGATTTGATAATCAAACCCACGGTGCCCGTGGTATCAAAGCCATCTACCACCGACCCAATCCCAAGTAGCAAAAGTATCAGCAGCAACCTCTCTACTACAAACTCCAAGCAGATGCCAAACTTCCTGGCTAATCCCCAGCCTGCGGCACCAATTGTTAACTTCGCTGCCAATGGAAACGTTCCTGCAATCAGTGAACCAACTAGACGCACATTCACTTTCTCGGAACCCATACCTTTGTCGAACTTTAGGGAGAACTGCATCCTCAAGACGAAGATCAATCGCAATTTCACCTTCCCGTCACCGGCATCACTGGATGATTTGCGTACAACGAACGAGCAGTCGCAGCCAACCATAAACGGAACACCATCATCCAAGGAGTGGGAGTGTGATACGTGTATGGTGCGGAACAAGCCCGAGGTCAACAAGTGTGTGGCCTGTGAGACGGCCAAGCCGGTAGCATCTGCGGCTACTGCCCAAGCACCATCAGCACCACCTACGGCAGCTATTGAGACACAAAGTTTCGGTGGTTTTGGGGATCGCTTCAAGAAATCAACGACTGACTGGGAGTGCGATGCCTGCATGCTGTCCAATAAGGCTGAAGCCAGCAAATGCATTGCCTGCGAGACTCCAAGGAAAACTGTTGCACCAAAGGTCAACAACTTCTCACCGTTGATTACAAATGCGAAAAGCAACGAGTGGGAGTGCTCCGTGTGTCTGGTGCGCAACAAAGTCGAGGTTAGCAAGTGTGTGGCCTGTGAGTCGGCCAAACCAGGCCCAACTATCGCTCTCCCTGCAACATCTAATATAGCTGTTGCGACTCCCTCTATGATTACGGACGGCTTTGGGGATCGCTTCAAGAAATCAACGACTGCCTGGGAGTGCGATGCCTGCATGCTGTCCAATAAGGCTGAAGCCAGCAAATGCATTGCCTGCGAAACTCCGCGAAAAACTTCGACTCCAATAGTGAACAGCCTCCCGTCGATGAACAATAATTTGTCAGCCGGATCCGGTTTTGATATGTCCTTCATGAAAAAGGCAAACATGTGGGAGTGCCAGACGTGCCTGGTGATGAACAAATCGAGTGTTGTGGAATGCATTGCCTGTCAAACGCCAAACTCAACGGCGagtagcaacaacaacgagtCCGCACCAAGTTCATCCATGAGCTCTTTCCCCTTGTTCTCCGGAACTTTATCCAGATCCTCATCTAGATCATCCTCTGGGTCAGCCTCAACCTTTGGGTCAGTTGGTTCGGGATCTATCGTCAGCATTAGCTCCACGAGCGAAAGCTCCAAAACATTATCAACAAGTAAGGTGCCCCCCAAGCCGGATACGGGATTTCAGCAACTGGTGGCAGCCCAAAAATCAGCAACTTGGGAATGCGAAGCATGCCTGGCAAAGAATGATATGTCGCGAAAGACGTGTATCTGCTGTGAGCAGATGATGCCGGAAGCATTGAACCCTGCCACAGCAACGGACAACTCCGCAGCCAGTTCGGTACCCAAATTTCGTTTTGGATTTTCTCATGTAAAGGAGGTTGTCAAGCCATCTGTGGAAACGACGACCACTCCAGCACCAACTTCCGCTCAATTTAGCTTCGGTTTCGGTCAAAGCAATCAGGGTAAGGATGTGGCGGACAGCAAGAAGACGGAGGCCCCGAAGACCTTTTCGTTTGGCGTGAGCAAAGTGGAAGAGCCCAAGACGGTGGCTTTTGGGACAGACATCAAGGAAACGACTGCCACATCCAGCTCAGAAGCAACAGCTCCagatgcagctgcagctgcagcaccaCTCCAGTTTGTATTCAAGGCACCGACCACCGCAACCACGGCCGCCAGCTCAATCACCACCACAatcagcaccaccagcaacgCTCCTGCTTTGGGTGGCTTCAGATTTGGCGCTCCATCATCGTCCTCTGCAGTTTCCAGTTCGACGGCCAGCTCCAGTGCGAATCCCGCGGCTGTCAAGCCCATGTTCAGCTTTTCCGGAGCTGGCAGTGCCGTGAGCAGCACCAGTAGCAGCCAGCAGCCAGTGGCCAAGGCGACAACCATGGGTTTTGGTGTTTCCTCCAGCACCGTAACAACGACGACAACCTCTACGAAAGTGTTTGCTTTCACACCGGCATCTGCTCCAGCTCCGTCAGCAGTCACCTCGACACCAGCTCCAGCTGCCGGCTTAACCTTTGGAAGTCAGTCAAAGCCAGCGACCACACAGAACACTGGAACCTTCTTCTTTGGCCAGCCAACAGCGGCTGCACCAGCAACGCCAACCAACTCTAGCGTGAGCTCCATCTTCGGGGCACCAGCAACAAGCACCACTGCAAACACCAGCGTGAGTGCCACCACCAGCACCGCCAACGCCATTGCATCCAGCTTTGCGACCACCTCGACCCCTCAGCTCTTTGGCAATTGGGGTGAAAATAAAACGGACATGACCACCAGCAGCGCGACCAAGCCATTCACCTTTGGTGCTCCTTCCGTTTCGGGAACGACTACAACGCCCAGCTTCGGCTGGTCGAGCAATGGAGATGCGGCAAAGAGCAACAGCGTTGCGGTCGGCAGTGCGGCGGTTCCTTCGTCTTCGGCCTCCAAGATGGCGACTCCGATATTTGGAAGCAGCTCCATGTTTGGACCATCCAGTAGCAGTAATAACACAACCAGCACCACTAGTCTACCATTCGGATCATCGGCGACCACTGCCGCAACCACGCCGGCGGCGGGCGGCAATGGACCCCTTACTGGGATATTCGGCAATGCGGGCAACTCTCTAGTGGGAGTAGGAGCTCCTGTAGCCACAACACCAGCGCCAACAGCCGCAGCTCCATTGGCCAACTTTTTTGGCAATCCCACGCCAGTTGCTGCGGCCGCGCCTGTCTTCGGCAGCGGGAGCACCATCACAAGCGCAGGATTTGGAGcacctgctgcagctgctccatTGGCGGGCACAGCGTTACCAGGAGCATTTAACTTTGGCGGAGCCACTGCAGCCACGCCAGCT GCCTCAAGTGCTCCATATAAATTCGGAAGCAGCACCAATGAGCCGCTGGCCAAACCAGCGTTCAACTTCACCGGCTCGGCGGCGAGCTCGACTGCTCCTGCGCCAGCCTTCAATTTCACGGCCAATACGGCGGCCACTAATCTCACCGGTGGCGAT TCCACACCGAATGCCAATGCACCGTACCAATTTGGCGCGACCTCCGCAGCGCCAGCCAATATATTTGC CTTCAATCCGCCAGCCGCTGGCAACTCGGCGCAGAGTTCCCAAATGGCTCGCCGCAAAATCCGTGCCCCCGCACGCCGTCTGCCGCCCCGGTAG